One Belonocnema kinseyi isolate 2016_QV_RU_SX_M_011 chromosome 6, B_treatae_v1, whole genome shotgun sequence genomic region harbors:
- the LOC117174237 gene encoding 2-hydroxyacyl-CoA lyase 1-like, with protein METFRQIQASGDPTQVLPPYSLTCEVHYEKMMEMFGKKGHYCTTVQHISQALNAALLVKDEPTLINIMINPQADRKEQKFKWLTESKL; from the exons ATGGAGACTTTTCGACAAATTCAAGCAAGCGGAGACCCAACTCAAGT aCTACCTCCATACTCGTTGACTTGCGAGGTACATTACGAAAAAATGATGGAAATGTTTGGGAAAAAGGGCCATTATTGCACCACGGTTCAGCACATTTCGCAAGCGTTAAATGCTGCTCTTCTG GTAAAAGACGAACCAACATTGATAAATATCATGATTAACCCACAAGCTGatagaaaagaacaaaaattcaaatggttaacAGAATCGAAGCTTTAG
- the LOC117174236 gene encoding prohormone-2-like, with product MFCGWFLLLTLDYFAMEAQTLPANQMEEVSKKDQAMRPKVKRTQELLMFGNQQNRQTENNAPSSLLSPAEKRMFSSSGFEDSKEAMEGEPFSHIKPPSNYLFEREIFPQNDQKYDYGKVLVNELGEVLNVPPYPYYNSEERRKRSDEIGTHSTTTTATSSPASLPATFSTPPPIVQANNKRNSLPFYQEPRYKRESEVDPEAMLELLQAWENEHRSRNWRNLANDEYDNVDVDSNLIGVEEEDPRTGIAWPEGPMYPPPRHYSIGVDSLAPSDIGIPRTHPASFYDQYGSQFAQQYDIGRPQYGSLQYGAIYPQHSYYPQEKRLMAYRKRSAQGYDSYGGRTGMLNMAQILAAPRGYPNYQHRFMY from the exons ATGTTTTGCGGCTGGTTTTTGCTGCTGACACTGGACTATTTCGCCATGGAAGCACAAACACTACCGGCTAACCAAATGGAAGAGGTTTCCAAGAAAGATCAGGCAATGCGGCCTAAAG taaagCGCACACAAGAGCTTCTTATGTTTGGTAACCAACAGAATCGTCAGACCGAAAATAACGCTCCGAGTAGCCTTTTATCACCTGCCGAGAAGA GAATGTTCAGTTCATCTGGTTTCGAAGATTCGAAAGAGGCAATGGAGGGCGAACCATTCAGTCATATAAAACCACCAAGTAACTACTTATTCGAACGTGAAATATTTCCTCAAAATGACCAAAAATACGA TTACGGAAAAGTTCTCGTAAATGAACTTGGTGAAGTACTGAACGTGCCGCCATATCCTTACTATAATTCTGAAGAGCGTCGTAAGCGTTCTGATGAAATAGGCACACATTCGACAACAACCACTGCAACTTCTTCTCCTGCTTCACTTCCAGCTACATTTTCCACACCACCACCAATTGTCCAGGCTAACAATAAAAGAAACAG TCTGCCTTTTTATCAAGAACCACGTTATAAACGAGAATCAGAAGTGGATCCAGAAGCTATGTTGGAACTTCTTCAAGCCTGGGAAAATGAGCATCGTAGCAG GAATTGGCGTAACCTTGCTAACGATGAATACGATAACGTTGATGTCGACAGTAACTTGATTGGAGTTGAAGAAGAAGATCCTAGGACTG GTATAGCCTGGCCAGAAGGACCAATGTATCCACCTCCACGTCACTACAGTATTGGCGTGGACTCTTTGGCACCATCTGATATAGGAATTCCACGAACGCATCCGGCGAGTTTCTACGATCAGTATGGAAGCCAATTTGCTCAACAATACGACATAGGACGACCACAGTACGGTTCGCTACAATATGGTGCGATTTACCCCCAACATTCCTATTATCCACAGGAAAAAAGATTAATGGCGTACAGAAAGCGATCAGCACAG